The Lucilia cuprina isolate Lc7/37 chromosome 5, ASM2204524v1, whole genome shotgun sequence genome includes a window with the following:
- the LOC124418445 gene encoding uncharacterized protein LOC124418445 produces the protein MPMQGIQSGVAAKLMKGLKSQSITMKKEEKIIEFVRDNPELWNKYDIDFKNTKLKDKKWNKIATSLGISEDAAKKRWKTIRDRYFRISKLEEYALLNQQGHVTKYKYADMLGFLKGNSTQNKRSSLNNSSDDSNNLNLNTHEFLTETEENSIKYEYIDGIEETPNENHDNSSIMEPLENSFQREDEKIETKPAISNNNSPAHLFMMSLALQIDRANLSIDSFLNLQIKMLQLVKDEIKQQK, from the exons G TTGAAATCACAAAGTATTACAatgaaaaaagaggaaaaaataaTCGAATTTGTAAGAGATAATCCAGAATTATGGAATAAATAtgatattgattttaaaaatactaaacttAAGGATAAGAAATGGAATAAAATCGCTACAAGTTTAGGTATATCAg AGGATGCTGCTAAAAAACGTTGGAAAACAATAAGAGACCGTTATTTTCGAATTTCAAAACTAGAGGAATACGCTTTACTAAATCAACAAGGACATGTTACGAAATACAAATATGCTGATATGTTGGGATTTCTTAAAGGCAATAGcacacaaaataaaagaag ttccttaaataattCTTCTGACGATTCTAATAACCTTAATCTTAATACTCATGAATTTTTAACGGAAACTGaggaaaattctattaaatatgaatatattgaTGGTATTGAAGAAACCCCTAACGAAAATCATGATAATTCCTCAATAATGGAGCCGTTAGAGAATAGTTTTCAGCGTGAAGATGAAAAAATAGAAACGAAACCTGCTATTTCTAACAATAATTCTCCGGCTCATCTTTTTATGATGAGTTTAGCTCTGCAAATTGATAGGGCTAATTTAAGTATTGATTCCTTTTTAAAtcttcaaataaaaatgttgcaattagtgaaagatgaaataaaacaacaaaaataa
- the LOC111688841 gene encoding kinesin-like protein KIF3A — protein MTNEQATQEQEAEVENVRVVVRARPMDKNELQAGALSVIKIDKLKRAITVVKPNATTNEPPKNYYFDNVFDGESSQLDLYVDTARPIVEKVLEGYNGTILAYGQTGTGKTYTMSGNPKSPQTKGIIPNAFAHIFGHIAKAKENQKFLVRVSYMEIYNEEVRDLLGKDVTKSLEVKERPDIGVFVKDLSGYVVHNADDLENIMKLGNKNRVVGATKMNSESSRSHAIFSITVERSELAEGGQQHVRMGKLQLVDLAGSERQSKTQATGQRLKEATKINLSLSVLGNVISALVDGKSSHIPYRNSKLTRLLQDSLGGNSKTVMCATISPADTNYMETISTLRYASRTKNIQNRMHINEEPKDALLRHFQEEIERLRKQLEEGYEEEPQIEEEEEVDEEEDDDEIEMEVLAEAQNQLTEKALEKQKQRELKLAKKEALEKRKHEHQLEISKTKTEQEQLRNKLMSLEGKILVGGENLLEKAQCQEKLLEQSLRELEEREKAEQTLRETLQQKETERIDIEERYSSLQEANTGITKKIHRVMQMLMGVKSELADQQQEHQREKEAIYENIRSLSRELALCELVLNSYIPKEYQSMINQYTHWNEDIGEWQLKCVAYTGNNMRKHITDSKASAKDTNDFIDLSHVYLSYNSDSVTQPVRAKSSIATARPRTSGVPRPTTARRY, from the coding sequence atgaccAACGAGCAAGCAACCCAAGAACAGGAAGCAGAAGTGGAAAATGTGCGTGTCGTAGTGAGAGCAAGGCCCATGGATAAAAATGAGCTGCAGGCAGGGGCCTTGTCGGTCATTAAAATTGACAAACTGAAGAGAGCCATTACGGTGGTAAAGCCCAATGCCACCACTAATGAGCCGcccaaaaattattatttcgaTAATGTTTTCGATGGCGAAAGCAGTCAATTGGATCTGTATGTCGATACGGCCCGGCCCATTGTGGAGAAGGTTTTAGAAGGTTACAATGGTACCATATTGGCTTATGGCCAAACGGGTACAGGTAAAACCTATACCATGTCCGGTAATCCTAAGTCACCACAAACTAAGGGCATAATACCCAATGCCTTTGCACATATTTTTGGTCACATTGCCAAGGCCAAGGAGAATCAAAAGTTTTTGGTCAGAGTAAGTTACATGGAAATCTATAATGAAGAGGTCAGAGATCTGTTGGGTAAAGATGTCACCAAAAGTTTGGAAGTAAAAGAAAGACCAGATATTGGAGTGTTTGTCAAGGATTTAAGTGGTTATGTGGTGCACAATGCCGATGATTTGGAGAATATAATGAAATTGGGCAATAAGAATCGTGTGGTGGGAGCTACCAAAATGAATTCGGAATCTTCTAGGTCACATGCAATATTTTCCATAACGGTGGAACGCAGTGAATTGGCTGAAGGTGGGCAGCAACATGTGCGTATGGGTAAATTGCAATTGGTAGATTTGGCCGGTTCAGAAAGGCAAAGTAAAACCCAGGCCACTGGTCAGCGTTTAAAGGAAGCCACAAAGATTAATCTTTCGCTATCAGTATTGGGTAATGTCATTAGTGCTTTAGTCGATGGCAAAAGTTCACACATACCCTATAGAAATTCTAAACTAACACGTCTTTTGCAAGATTCTTTGGGTGGAAATTCGAAGACTGTCATGTGTGCAACCATCTCACCGGCCGATACCAATTATATGGAAACCATTTCCACTTTACGTTACGCCAGTCGCactaaaaacattcaaaatcGTATGCATATTAATGAAGAACCCAAAGATGCTTTACTTCGACACTTTCAAGAGGAAATTGAACGTTTGCGTAAACAATTGGAGGAAGGCTATGAAGAGGAACCACAAATCGAGGAGGAAGAGGAAGTCGATGAGGAAGAGGATGATGATGAAATTGAAATGGAAGTATTGGCCGAGGCACAAAATCAATTAACCGAAAAAGCtttggaaaaacaaaaacaacgtgAGCTTAAATTGGCCAAAAAAGAGGCTTTGGAAAAACGTAAACACGAACATCAGCTAGAGATATCAAAAAccaaaactgaacaagaacaacTAAGAAATAAGCTTATGTCTCTGGAAGGAAAGATTCTGGTGGGAGGAGAAAATCTTCTAGAAAAAGCCCAATGCCAGGAGAAACTATTGGAACAGTCTCTGCGTGAGCTGGAAGAGCGTGAAAAGGCTGAACAAACTTTAAGAGAGACATTACAGCAGAAGGAAACGGAACGCATAGATATAGAAGAACGTTATTCCTCCTTACAAGAGGCCAATACGGGAATTACCAAAAAGATACATCGTGTTATGCAAATGTTAATGGGTGTTAAATCCGAGCTAGCCGATCAGCAGCAAGAACATCAACGTGAAAAAGAGGCCATTTATGAAAACATACGTTCTTTATCACGTGAATTGGCTTTATGTGAATTGGTCTTAAACTCTTACATACCCAAAGAATATCAATCAATGATCAACCAATATACCCATTGGAATGAGGATATAGGTGAATGGCAATTAAAATGTGTAGCCTACACCGGTAACAATATGCGCAAACATATAACTGATTCTAAAGCTTCAGCCAAAGACACCAACGATTTTATTGATCTCTCTCATGTTTATCTCAGTTACAATTCGGATTCGGTTACCCAACCCGTTAGGGCTAAATCATCAATTGCTACTGCTCGTCCTCGCACCTCGGGTGTACCCCGACCGACTACCGCCCGACGATATTGA
- the LOC111688842 gene encoding tRNA (guanine(37)-N1)-methyltransferase, translated as MLHGKVSSSLQIGVLLKFNKIPIPQRATTTLRYRHYWKNMDCDLLKPPSEVRGMTVLAIEKFNKTIQVPRLWVPEEKSQSVLPLVKKLLLKMEKLKPVKPLKYQEQEGREILLHPQPVKSWQDLPTQELEKHDIKEENYALTELNLSYDNWRADEIMKSVLPANEEGLTSYSRIGHIVHLNLRDHLMPYKDLIGQVLLQKVVGCKTVVNKAASIDNTYRNFQLDLLCGEAVYQVETKENGVFFEFDFSKVYWNPRLSTEHERIVQLLKPQDVLYDVFAGVGPFAVPAAKKQCQVLANDLNPESYKWLQHNMKRNKCLAQAQVFNKDGRDFILNELREDLLKRWQQPNVNNYKIHITMNLPAMAVEFLSAFRGLLANETSIDFNQKNRQFPLVHVYSFAKGTNTKELVLQLVEENLQLKLKDNLEGVYFVRNVAPNKDMYRVSFYLTEEILMNPLTAIESNSNKEGIKRKAEVDGEDEMLESSKFLTVLQ; from the exons atgCTCCACGGAAAAGTTTCCTCAAGCTTACAAATTGgagttttattaaagtttaacaaaatcCCAATACCGCAACGAGCAACAACAACCTTAAGATACCGACATTATTGGAAAAACATGGATTGTGATTTATTAAAGCCACCCTCAGAAGTAAGAGGAATGACGGTGTTggcaatagaaaaatttaataaaaccataCAAGTTCCACGTTTATGGGTGCCGGAAGAAAAATCCCAAAGTGTATTGCCGCTAGTGAAAAAAttactattgaaaatggaaaaattaaaaccGGTGAAGCCATTGAAATACCAAGAACAAGAGGGTagagaaattttattacatCCCCAGCCGGTAAAGAGCTGGCAGGATTTACCCACTCAGGAATTGGAAAAACATGACATTAAGGAGGAAAATTATGCCTTAACAGAGTTAAACTTGAGCTATGACAATTGGCGAGCAGATGAAATAATGAAATCAGTTTTGCCTGCAAATGAAGAAGGTTTAACTTCGTATTCCAGAATAGGTCATATTGTGCATTTGAATTTGAGGGACCATTTAATGCCCTATAAGGATCTAATAGGCCAAGTGCTGTTACAAAAAGTGGTGGGTTGTAAAACCGTAGTCAACAAAGCGGCCTCCATTGATAATACCTATCGTAACTTCCAGCTGGATTTGTTGTGTGGGGAGGCTGTCTATCAAGTGGAAACTAAAGAAAATGGTGTGTTCTTTGAATTTGATTTCTCAAAAGTGTATTGGAATCCCCGTTTGTCGACAGAACATGAAAGAATTGTTCAATTACTTAAACCTCAAGATGTTTTATATGATGTCTTTGCCGGTGTAGGACCATTTGCAGTGCCTGCTGCCAAAAAACAATGTCAGGTCTTGGCCAATGACTTAAATCCCGAAAGCTATAAATGGTTACAACACAATATGAAACGTAACAAATGTTTAGCACAAGCACAGGTTTTTAACAAAGATGGTCGAGATTTTATACTTAATGAATTACGCGAAGATCTGCTTAAAAGATGGCAACAACCCAATGTTAACAATTACAAAATACACATTACCATGAATCTTCCCGCCATGGCTGTCGAATTTCTATCTGCCTTTAGAGGTCTATTGGCCAATGAAACCTCAATAGATTTTAACCAGAAAAATCGACAATTTCCTTTGGTACATGTTTATTCATTTGCCAAGGGTACTAATACCAAAGAATTGGTATTGCAATTAGTGGAAGAAAATTTACAACTGAAATTAAAGGACAATTTAGAAGGAGTATATTTTGTACGCAATGTGGCACCCAACAAAGATATGTATCGTGTATCGTTTTATCTTACCGAAGAGATTTTAATGAATCCACTTACTGCTATTGAGTCTAATAGCAATAAGGAGGGTATTAAACGTAAAGCTGAAGTAGATGGAGAGGACGAGATGTTGGAAAGTTCAAAAT ttttaacGGTATTACAATAA
- the LOC111688843 gene encoding tRNA (guanine(37)-N1)-methyltransferase, giving the protein MGFNGITIMGRRSKQKTNGGNKPGAAATSAINKSKKNKNLFKVSDVKQKKKPKEVQGKLKKIKEAVTKKQEKVDANLRDLHKDLVVKKPQASTSKPLKPTKKPAPNTKNLSDKLGNFKF; this is encoded by the exons ATGgg ttttaacGGTATTACAATAATGGGTCGCAGGTCTAAACAGAAAACTAATGGTGGCAATAAACCTGGAGCTGCTGCCACCAGTGCCATtaacaaatctaaaaaaaataaaaatctttttaaagtaTCTGATgtcaaacaaaagaaaaaacccAAAGAAGTACAGGGAAAACTTAAAAAG ATCAAAGAAGCCGTCACTAAGAAACAAGAAAAAGTTGATGCCAATCTACGTGATTTACACAAGGATTTAGTTGTTAAAAAACCTCAAGCCTCTACCTCGAAACCATTAAAACCCACCAAAAAACCAGCACCTAATACAAAAAATCTTTCCGATAAATTgggaaatttcaaattttaa
- the LOC111688844 gene encoding uncharacterized protein LOC111688844, translating into MKFITILGLIGICALGGSMAMVPPHNGAVVVPTPPPLPTLAQDLDEIVRMVPLLPIRRLAIRYLLNDEQFQAFVRIINSNDAFITQMRFRAQPEVMRFITWVRTQILLSGGEIQLEESEEFLTIINSTPFWSNTVFGWQGFVNEFLLYYPEDMIRTHVQMKVAQNGILAQFVQRLKSLKSVYDRVTALPEAQRVIAALQANGIDTIALDTFIRNQFGWQHPPTVAPPSTTAAPVVSSSSTPAVEVSSTTAVPSVTSEAAPVA; encoded by the coding sequence ATGAAATTCATCACTATCTTGGGATTGATAGGCATTTGTGCCTTGGGTGGTAGTATGGCCATGGTGCCACCACACAATGGAGCTGTTGTTGTACCCACACCACCACCACTTCCAACTTTGGCTCAGGATTTAGATGAAATCGTGCGCATGGTTCCTTTGTTGCCCATAAGACGTTTGGCTATTCGCTATCTTCTTAATGATGAACAATTCCAGGCTTTTGTACGCATTATCAACTCCAATGATGCCTTCATTACCCAAATGCGTTTCCGTGCTCAACCCGAGGTAATGCGTTTTATCACCTGGGTGCGTACTCAAATTTTGCTGTCCGGTGGTGAGATACAATTGGAAGAATCCGAAGAATTTTTGACCATTATTAATAGCACTCCCTTCTGGTCTAATACTGTGTTCGGTTGGCAAGGATTTGTTAATGAATTCCTTCTTTACTATCCCGAGGATATGATTCGTACTCATGTTCAAATGAAGGTGGCTCAAAATGGCATACTCGCTCAGTTTGTCCAACGTTTGAAGAGCTTGAAATCTGTTTATGATCGTGTTACCGCCTTGCCTGAAGCTCAACGTGTTATTGCTGCTCTACAGGCTAATGGTATTGATACCATTGCCTTGGATACTTTTATTCGTAATCAATTTGGTTGGCAACATCCTCCAACTGTTGCTCCACCTAGTACCACAGCTGCTCCAGTTGTTAGCAGTTCATCAACACCCGCCGTTGAAGTGTCATCGACAACTGCCGTGCCATCCGTAACATCGGAAGCTGCTCCAGTAGCTTAA
- the LOC111679307 gene encoding titin homolog gives MGNQQGKLQHNQSGRPKKNVHWKSAERPSPPGRPLLIPLSDLQPDVVNLRWERPRLDGGSPITGYVVEHRRMGSPHWVKATPIPVTRCDVSISGLEPGWRYQFRVFAENIVGRSEPSELSDILTVTLQRNAISVPRFLDELQDLHAVEDERIEFRVKFMGQPPPEINWFKDGYEIFSSRRTKIVNDTDASVLIIHQVALTDEGEIKCTATNRAGHVITKSRLFVQAPPKIRLPRTYEDGLIVEAEEALRLKVGIAGQPPPQVTWLHEGEVIQNGGRFEIINSEKNSRLKIDNVQRDDRGEYSIKATNKLGEDITSFLVTVTARPNPPGKVRLNMSFGKSATLSWTAPIDDGGCKIGNYIVEYFRIGWNVWLKAATTRSLSTTLHDLIEGSEYKFRVKAENPYGVSEPSEESDVLFIPDPKRGITKPKSENQLDEEKNKPVPPRRKTLSPPRAMADAATETLLKFSPKMERKIRPQVLDTEDLLQEMSYGTPDAMLKLDVRKSPSPYNREDKPTGSPNKLKVHVNKAPEPERKSPQRSPNADSAKKSPLLQSILKTKDKSPSPLPLKQPTPPVAENNTIFDFMSPRKRSLSSEFEEPQQQRKNSLPSTPEAIRGTAALQRSTEPVELGVNQQVRRYSNHALSPARNVPALTVAIATSSLGMAVETNKNHNGNNNLTANGNGRHSSTPTIEISAPPNTTNPLTPESPLPSAASPLSSPMMASKNSGNKMSHTDRHDDVHTSNEFMLVVFDKNSKVKDKDKQDSFELDLEDAIQPPPISISAPDLALLEYSTLHTFPMRRSVSSTELLYERAMARFYEAVELEEAEKARKLKISQDKIATPSNVAPIRKRLGSMTEAERLSFERRSELRRQSADIAQDLKAIHKWSSKENIAELKPLSRTAPMLSRKRQESQESEDFSDDFHTKSAPYREESFELGSDYTESTASSDNDSIEKFKMELMARTRSPSPRELETYHPRNMSAGVFTPYRAPTPDEAALVLTRPVPLPSPDFVPKPILKRPSKENVLQTDSSNGNSPAIKQDNNPLSDKLDIAKGIKSFFKRDKRSTTEKNTEENELISNPQEKSNAALLAAEALAKRKAKEEEEERKRKEAERLMMEEAHAAVDHYSELVQQVSTTRKYHTPIYMDQDELKKITAKVGNDEEDEDGDNVASRRSHSPDMGLIPPMSNKPRLSISERGQLMHVRETASDLAVKEQKPNKESESEEQEPETPIKTEPQQQHSFTSPNDDKVEPDVMEQPLQLDEPTASYAEDEVITTTTVLSETVEERPDSRGRPRLVKVKRIIKRRVPSSTRSRDTSLSRPPSSIGSAPETPIPRALSRTRRTLESKSPGPSGRKHLQQNNNNSIANIENALVTSSHELVESRSSSPISDEEAHEKVRSAISYSTDMVLFVVACYVYLFKDARLVLPILALMIYRQLGEAIDSCIPSWMKRKKQ, from the exons atggGCAATCAACAGGGAAAATTACAACACAATCAAAGTGGCCGACCTAAGAAAAATGTCCATTGGAAATCAGCAG AACGTCCATCGCCACCCGGACGTCCACTATTAATTCCACTTTCCGATCTTCAACCGGATGTCGTTAACCTACGATGGGAACGTCCAAGACTTGATGGAGGTTCTCCCATCACCGGCTATGTGGTCGAACATCGACGCATGGGTTCACCGCATTGGGTGAAAGCCACACCAATACCCGTAACGCGTTGTGATGTCTCGATAAGCGGTCTAGAGCCCGGTTGGCGTTATCAATTCCGTGTTTTTGCCGAAAATATTGTGGGTCGTTCGGAGCCGAGTGAATTATCCGATATACTCACGGTCACGTTACAACGCAACGCCATAAGTGTACCACGCTTTTTAGACGAACTACAAGATTTACACGCCGTCGAAGATGAACGCATAGAGTTTCGGGTGAAATTCATGGGTCAACCGCCACCCGAAATTAATTGGTTCAAGGATGGCTACGAAATATTCAGTAGTAGACGAACGAAAATTGTAAACGATACCGACGCTAGTGTCTTGATTATACATCAGGTGGCTTTGACCGATGAGGGCGAAATCAAGTGCACGGCGACAAATAGAGCCGGTCATGTGATAACCAAGTCCAGGCTTTTTGTACAGGCACCACCCAAGATTAGACTACCGCGAACCTATGAGGATGGTCTTATAGTAGAAGCTGAGGAAGCTTTACGCCTTAAGGTGGGCATAGCCGGCCAACCACCACCTCAAGTAACCTGGCTACATGAGGGAGAAGTCATACAAAATGGTGGacgttttgaaattattaactcTGAGAAGAATTCAAGGTTGAAAATTGATAATGTTCAAAGAGATGATAGAGGAGAGTATAGCATTAAGGCTACCAATAAATTGGGCGAAGATATCACCTCATTTTTGGTTACAGTAACAGCACGCCCAAATCCTCCCGGCAAGGTAAGACTAAATATGTCTTTCGGCAAATCGGCCACCCTGTCTTGGACAGCTCCCATAGACGATGGCGGTTGTAAGATCGGAAACTATATAGTGGAATATTTTCGCATCGGCTGGAATGTTTGGCTCAAGGCAGCTACCACACGTTCTCTCAGCACTACATTGCATGATCTTATAGAGGGTTCTGAGTATAAATTTCGCGTCAAGGCAGAAAATCCTTATGGTGTAAGTGAACCCAGTGAGGAGTCTGATGTTCTCTTTATACCCGATCCCAAAAGAGGTATAACCAAACCTAAGTCGGAAAACCAATTAGACGAAGAGAAAAACAAGCCAGTACCACCACGTAGAAAGACATTGTCGCCGCCCAGAGCTATGGCGGATGCTGCTACTGAAACTTTGCTTAAGTTTTCACCAAAAATGGAGCGTAAAATAAGACCCCAGGTATTGGATACGGAAGATTTACTGCAAGAAATGTCCTATGGTACTCCCGATGCAATGCTGAAACTGGATGTGCGTAAAAGTCCTTCACCTTATAATAGGGAAGACAAACCGACAGGTAGTCCTAATAAACTGAAAGTACATGTCAATAAGGCACCGGAGCCTGAAAGAAAATCTCCTCAACGCTCTCCAAATGCAGATTCAGCCAAGAAATCCCCATTATTGCAAAGCATTTTAAAGACGAAGGATAAGTCACCATCACCTCTGCCTCTTAAGCAACCAACTCCACCTGTAGCTGAGAATAACACCATTTTTGATTTTATGAGTCCACGTAAACGTAGTTTGAGTTCAGAGTTTGAAGAACCCCAACAGCAACGTAAGAACTCTTTGCCCTCTACACCCGAGGCAATACGAGGCACAGCGGCCTTGCAGCGCAGTACCGAACCAGTGGAATTGGGCGTTAACCAACAGGTCAGACGTTATTCGAACCATGCTCTAAGTCCAGCACGTAATGTACCCGCCCTGACGGTGGCCATAGCTACCAGTTCTTTGGGCATGGCGGTGGAAACGAATAAAAACCACAATGGTAATAATAACCTTACCGCCAATGGTAATGGCAGACATAGCAGTACTCCTACCATTGAAATTAGTGCACCACCAAATACCACTAATCCTCTGACACCAGAATCACCACTGCCTTCAGCAGCTTCACCTTTAAGTTCCCCTATGATGGCATCGAAGAATTCAGGAAATAAAATGTCCCATACCGACAGACATGATGATGTTCACACTAGCAACGAATTCATGCTGGTGGTATTCGACAAGAATAGCAAAGTTAAGGATAAAGACA AGCAAGATTCCTTCGAATTGGATCTAGAGGATGCCATACAACCTCCCCCTATCTCCATTTCGGCTCCTGATTTAGCTTTATTGGAATACTCCACCCTGCATACCTTCCCCATGAGACGCTCCGTTAGCTCAACGGAACTACTGTATGAAAGAGCCATGGCTCGCTTTTATGAAGCCGTAGAATTGGAGGAAGCTGAAAAAGctcgaaaattaaaaatatcacaaGATAAAATAGCTACACCCAGCAATGTAGCGCCAATACGTAAACGTTTGGGTTCTATGACCGAAGCGGAACGTTTATCCTTTGAAAGGCGCAGTGAATTAAGAAGACAATCAGCCGATATAGCACAAGATTTAAAGGCCATACACAAGTGGAGTTCCAAAGAGAATATAGCTGAGTTAAAACCTTTATCTCGTACTGCTCCTATGCTGTCACGCAAACGTCAAGAGAGTCAAGAGAGTGAAGATTTTAGCGATGATTTCCACACCAAAAGTGCTCCTTATAGAGAGGAGAGTTTTGAATTGGGTTCCGACTATACAGAAAGTACTGCTTCCTCGGATAATGATTCGATTGAAAAGTTCAAAATGGAACTAATGGCCAGAACACGTTCACCAAGTCCACGCGAATTGGAAACCTATCATCCACGCAACATGTCAGCTGGGGTTTTCACTCCCTATCGTGCTCCCACCCCAGATGAAGCAGCATTGGTGCTAACACGACCAGTACCATTGCCTAGTCCGGACTTTGTACCCAAGCCTATACTCAAAAGACCCTCTAAGGAAAATGTTTTGCAAACTGACAGCAGCAATGGAAATAGTCCAGCCATTAAGCAGGATAACAATCCCCTAAGTGATAAACTGGATATAGCTAAAGGTATTAAGTCATTCTTTAAACGGGATAAACGTTCCACCACCGAAAAGAATACCGAAGAAAATGAACTAATATCGAATCCACAAGAAAAATCCAATGCTGCTCTACTGGCGGCGGAAGCTTTGGCCAAGCGCAAAGCTAAAGAGGAAGAGGAGGAAAGAAAGCGAAAAGAAGCCGAACGTTTGATGATGGAAGAAGCTCATGCTGCAGTGGATCACTACAGTGAATTGGTGCAACAAGTTAGCACAACACGTAAATATCACACACCTATTTATATGGATCAAGATGAACTCAAGAAAATAACGGCTAAAGTTGGCAATGATGAGGAGGATGAAGATGGTGATAATGTAGCTTCCAGACGCTCACATAGCCCCGACATGGGTCTAATACCGCCCATGAGTAATAAACCCAGACTTTCGATATCCGAAAGAGGACAACTTATGCATGTACGAGAAACAGCTAGTGATTTAGCGGTTAAAGAACAGAAACCCAACAAAGAATCCGAATCGGAAGAGCAGGAACCAGAAACTCCCATAAAAACAGAACCACAACAACAGCACAGTTTTACATCACCCAATGATGATAAAGTAGAACCTGACGTTATGGAACAACCTTTACAGCTAGATGAACCAACAGCAAGCTATGCAGAAGATGAAGTCATCACTACCACTACAGTGTTAAGTGAGACTGTGGAAGAAAGACCCGATTCCCGAGGACGTCCACGTTTAGTTAAAGTTAAACGTATCATTAAGAGAAGAGTTCCCTCAAGTACGCGCTCGCGAGACACTTCCCTAAGCCGACCACCCTCAAGTATAGGATCTGCGCCTGAAACTCCAATACCTAGAGCTCTTTCTCGTACACGCCGCACCCTAGAATCCAAGTCTCCTGGGCCCTCGGGAAGAAAACATTTAcagcaaaacaataacaactctATAGCTAATATAGAAAACGCTTTAGTGACCTCATCTCATGAATTAGTGGAGTCGCGTAGTTCTAGCCCCATCTCGGACGAAGAAGCCCATGAAAAAGTACGCTCAGCTATATCCTACTCAACCGATATGGTTCTTTTCGTTGTGGCCTGTTATGTGTATCTCTTCAAAGATGCACGTCTTGTACTGCCAATATTGGCTCTAATGATTTATCGCCAGTTGGGAGAAGCCATCGACAGTTGTATACCCAGTTGGATGAAACGTAAAAAACAATAG